CAGCAGCAGGGACTTGGCCGCCAGCGGCATGATCTCGGCGTCGCCATCCTTGGCCTTGCCGACGGGTGCCGGCGGCGGCACCTCGGGCTGCTCGATGCCCTCCAGTCCGGGGCTGGCTTCAGCGGGTGCAGGTGCTGCCTGCGCTTCCGCCGCCGGAGCAGCCTCCTGCGACGCTGGCGCCGGCTCGGCAGCCGGCTCTTCCTGTGCCTGCACGACCGTGAACACGGCCGCGACCAGGCCTGCCAGTGCGGCAGGCCATGCCAGCCGCCGCGGGAGGGGGTGGGGACTGGATGTGTGACTGCTCATGAGCGGCAAGCTCCTGTTTAGAACTCGTAACGGACGTTGAAACCAAGTGTGTCGCGATCGATGCGCGCGTTGTTGATACCGGCCCCTGTTTCGGCAGTGTAACGAAGCTCGCCCGACCATTTGTTGAGGTAGTCGAAGCGCAAGCCCAGCAGATAGGTGTTACGGCCTTCGATGAAGTTCTCGCCCGGGCCCGGCGCGATGCCATCGATATCCTTGAAAATGCCAACCAGCGGCTCCAGGTTCACGCCCAAGAATACGTCCTGGTAACGGAACAGATACACGTTGCGGAAGCCCCAGGAGAACTCGTCCACGAATGCCCGCGGGTTCTGTGCCGTCGGGTTCTGCTGGCAGGCCCGGGAAGCCGTCGGCATGCCGGGCAGCTCCGTATCGGAATCCAGGGCCAAGCAACCGGGCCCCAGCGTACTGCCACCCAGCCCCGTGGTACCGTCCGCGCCATTGCTTGCATGCGTCGTAGCGCCCGCGGCGTTGAATTGCAGCTCATCCAGGCCCGGCATGTCGAAGATCTGGGTGGCGCCCAGCTCGAACACGATCAGGATCTGGTCGGCCTTGAGTGGGTTACTTGCGCTCACGGTGTTGAGGAAAGTCATGCCGTAGTTGGCGACCTTCATTGACTCATATCCCTGAATGTACGAGCCCGGCGTGGGCGGACTGTTGCGATAGCGTGTCTGCACGAAATCCGGGGCGGCCGAACGGCGCCCCGGGATCACGGCCACGGTCGGCAGACCCGGCACACAGGCAGCCGGTGCGCCTCCCAAGCCAGCGCATACGGGAATATCGTTGGCTGGAAATGCGGGGTTCACTGCGGCCAAGGTCAGGTCCGTGGTATGGATCTGCAATGGCTGGTTGTCGCGGTACGCCACCTCGCCCGACCAGGCCCAGTCGCCAATGGTGGTATTGAAGCTCAGGCCGTAGAGCTTGATGTCCTCCGGGTATTCCAGGAACACCTTGGCCGTCTCGACCGGCAGCGGCTCTTCCATCAGCCCCAGACGACCGATCGGCCCCACGCCGGGCACAGCACCCCCGCAATCGGCGATGGCCTGTAACGGGTTGGTGGTGCCCTCTGCAATACAGGTTGCATCGGACGCGATCAGGCTCGCCAGCGGTAAGCGGCTGTGCGTGTTGGAATGGTAGAACGCCAGTTCGGTACCGCCGTTGAGGTTCTCGGCGAAGTAGGCCAGCTTGAAGCCGTACTGCCCACCATCATCCGGCGTGCGGTCTGGGATACGCAGGATCGTACGACTCGAACTCGAGAAAAGGCCGGTTGCATCTTCTGAGTTGGTCTTCGGATCGTAGCTCTGGGTCGGGTCTTCCGGAGCCTTGCCGAAAGACAGCATGGCGTAGGTGCCGCCGGCACCCGCAGTGTCGCTGGTGGAGTAGAAGCTGCCAACCGG
The sequence above is a segment of the Nevskiales bacterium genome. Coding sequences within it:
- a CDS encoding DUF1302 domain-containing protein, translated to MRHQRNGSHRIEAIIGLSGGLLLTASSPVHAFGFQFGEVTGSLDNQVSLGAIWRMEDQDERLIGKGNLNPGLCLRDSGNDQDPATTLGNGCNSSSNPTLNEAFVAAPGSFSPNIDNGNLNYDKGDIVAGAFKITSDLNLSWRNFGALFRASYFYDEPNVDFRESHPDTTFQPAKTDRPSEVEKLVGTDLKRLDSYVFGTFPFIGDRQLTVRVGDQVVNWGESTFLVANSLNHIAPPSLPRLRAPAFDVKELFEPVGLVFLGTEVIPNLSLEAFYQYEWKPAVPDPVGSFYSTSDTAGAGGTYAMLSFGKAPEDPTQSYDPKTNSEDATGLFSSSSRTILRIPDRTPDDGGQYGFKLAYFAENLNGGTELAFYHSNTHSRLPLASLIASDATCIAEGTTNPLQAIADCGGAVPGVGPIGRLGLMEEPLPVETAKVFLEYPEDIKLYGLSFNTTIGDWAWSGEVAYRDNQPLQIHTTDLTLAAVNPAFPANDIPVCAGLGGAPAACVPGLPTVAVIPGRRSAAPDFVQTRYRNSPPTPGSYIQGYESMKVANYGMTFLNTVSASNPLKADQILIVFELGATQIFDMPGLDELQFNAAGATTHASNGADGTTGLGGSTLGPGCLALDSDTELPGMPTASRACQQNPTAQNPRAFVDEFSWGFRNVYLFRYQDVFLGVNLEPLVGIFKDIDGIAPGPGENFIEGRNTYLLGLRFDYLNKWSGELRYTAETGAGINNARIDRDTLGFNVRYEF